One region of Candidatus Omnitrophota bacterium genomic DNA includes:
- the tadA gene encoding tRNA adenosine(34) deaminase TadA, which yields MNEVKKIHELFMHQALREAKKASGHEDVPVGALIVYEDKIISRACNQVELLHDPTAHAEMIALTAATNFFKAKWLKKCSMYVTIEPCSMCAGALVLARIKEVFFGAADPKAGACGSALNIANNSKLNHRIKVKSGILSQDCAALLQEFFRKQRLKQAALNN from the coding sequence ATGAATGAAGTGAAGAAAATACATGAACTTTTTATGCACCAGGCTTTGAGAGAGGCAAAGAAGGCCAGCGGACATGAGGATGTGCCAGTAGGAGCGCTTATTGTCTATGAGGATAAGATTATCTCTCGAGCCTGCAATCAGGTCGAACTTTTGCACGATCCAACAGCACATGCAGAGATGATTGCCTTGACAGCTGCGACTAATTTCTTTAAGGCCAAATGGCTGAAAAAATGTTCTATGTATGTTACTATAGAGCCCTGTTCTATGTGTGCCGGAGCATTGGTTTTGGCACGTATTAAAGAAGTATTCTTCGGAGCAGCCGATCCTAAAGCAGGCGCTTGTGGTTCTGCGCTTAATATTGCTAACAATTCAAAATTAAATCATCGCATTAAGGTAAAAAGCGGGATCTTGAGCCAAGACTGCGCTGCATTGCTTCAAGAATTTTTTAGGAAGCAGAGATTAAAGCAGGCTGCGCTAAATAATTGA
- a CDS encoding tetratricopeptide repeat protein: MINIPDFYKSKLSIILLFSLIAFIFTLPVFHNFDNWGIQDWDQHLFYNAVPRATILKYHQFPLWNPYYCGGMDLLANPQSTFLSPAFLLVLLFGVIRGIKIEIWLHLVIGMFGVFRLARYYRQSQAAAVLSSFVFMLSSMYALSITAGMSTFLTIAFIPWAILYYLESFSNLKYVFLSSLFCVLMFFAGGVQVLIITLTFIAAHSFLSVLCRQHRLIRALKTLVIILIIVSCLSAVKSLPFQELVLQRYRFTTEYDGFSLNSLRFGLFSRDQSLAAIAKLPEGMSGFINGVSYAMDENGMYVGIIPFLLFLIGLGLFFKKRIVLVLSFLIFLWLGFGNRIPFSLWELLHRLPIYNSMRVAQRFRFVFMLCLSIFAGFGFDAVSLYIRRIIVNRFIVRFIMLTILFVVLVDLMLVNSDVLKDAFPFPPLKTLKSDTFRQVETTVLLYEEDFCISSNRNFFYYKDDGWGLYPGFLCNIGVINAYEPLFVPTNVASMHSNNYKGEVYLRGTQGEVQISKWSPNRVRVDVNALSKGYLVFNQNYNSGWKIKGGRDYKTVSLNGLVGTVITPEDKEIEFYYLSDSFIIGSTISLITFLFIIILLLKTRSRTAAEFNNLIGGRRLSSFKIVLLLFVLSLFILVSSNILIKRDENRLGYISGVDQSDLVIAIDYASEGKFKEARKQYKKNVENNRLSAASKRALKVLKDLNKAVIDKDYVIHLFKGDKYFLEDFQTGDHERAIKEYKAAMEINPNYAEAYVGLGGVYYYSGRKKQAIPYFEKALQLNPGDSEAYFLTGSSYRELSEVEEARGDLVKAKELHEREEIYFKKSVELDPKNSSSCCNLAQAYKVLGGFKYRDGDLLKAKELYEQAEINFKKAIELDPEISVIYNYLAQTYVLLGKTYRESAQMGLYYSPGAAQRGQAIAYLKKAIQLNPDEASAYRYLGQSYRDLAQIEEIKGNLKKAGGLFEQARDSLQKAKELYRLERNSKEERFLEDYLKLIP, from the coding sequence ATGATTAATATTCCTGACTTCTATAAAAGCAAATTAAGTATAATTTTGTTATTTTCTCTAATTGCGTTTATTTTTACCCTTCCTGTATTTCATAATTTCGATAATTGGGGTATTCAAGATTGGGATCAGCATTTGTTTTATAATGCCGTCCCCAGGGCTACTATTCTAAAATATCATCAGTTCCCTCTATGGAATCCATATTATTGTGGTGGAATGGATTTATTGGCAAATCCTCAGTCAACATTCCTTTCTCCAGCATTTCTTTTAGTTTTACTATTCGGCGTTATAAGGGGCATAAAGATAGAAATTTGGCTGCATCTTGTTATTGGAATGTTTGGCGTTTTTCGCCTAGCACGATATTATAGACAGAGTCAGGCTGCAGCAGTCCTATCTTCTTTTGTTTTCATGCTTAGCAGCATGTATGCCTTAAGCATTACTGCAGGAATGAGTACCTTTTTGACGATAGCCTTTATACCATGGGCAATTCTTTACTATTTGGAATCATTTTCTAATTTAAAATACGTCTTTTTAAGTAGTTTATTTTGCGTGTTAATGTTCTTTGCTGGCGGAGTTCAAGTATTAATTATTACTTTAACTTTTATCGCAGCGCATTCTTTTTTATCTGTATTGTGTAGGCAACATAGATTAATTAGAGCACTAAAGACTCTAGTCATTATTTTGATTATCGTCTCTTGTTTAAGCGCCGTTAAATCTCTTCCTTTTCAAGAGCTTGTGTTGCAACGCTATCGATTTACTACTGAATACGATGGTTTCAGTCTAAATTCTTTACGTTTTGGTTTATTTAGTCGTGATCAATCCTTAGCTGCGATAGCTAAACTCCCAGAAGGCATGTCTGGTTTTATTAATGGTGTCAGCTATGCTATGGATGAGAATGGTATGTATGTTGGGATAATTCCGTTTCTGCTGTTTTTGATTGGACTGGGGCTATTCTTCAAAAAGAGAATAGTTTTGGTATTGTCTTTTCTAATCTTTCTATGGCTTGGTTTTGGTAATCGTATCCCGTTTAGTCTTTGGGAACTGCTTCATCGTCTGCCGATATATAACTCAATGCGGGTGGCGCAACGATTTCGGTTCGTGTTTATGTTATGTTTATCAATTTTTGCTGGATTTGGGTTTGATGCAGTGAGTTTGTATATTAGACGCATTATTGTCAATAGATTCATAGTGCGATTTATTATGCTGACCATCCTGTTTGTTGTTTTAGTTGACCTTATGTTAGTTAATTCAGACGTATTAAAAGATGCCTTTCCATTTCCTCCACTAAAAACACTAAAAAGTGATACCTTTCGACAGGTTGAAACAACCGTATTACTATATGAGGAAGATTTTTGTATCAGCTCAAATAGAAATTTTTTCTACTATAAGGATGATGGATGGGGATTATATCCTGGTTTTTTGTGTAACATCGGAGTTATAAATGCATACGAACCACTTTTTGTACCTACGAATGTCGCCTCAATGCATTCTAATAATTACAAAGGAGAGGTTTACCTTAGAGGGACACAAGGTGAAGTACAGATTAGCAAATGGTCACCCAACAGGGTCAGGGTAGATGTTAATGCGTTAAGTAAAGGTTATTTAGTGTTCAATCAGAATTACAATTCTGGATGGAAAATAAAAGGAGGCAGGGACTATAAGACAGTATCACTAAATGGATTGGTGGGGACTGTAATTACTCCAGAAGATAAAGAAATAGAGTTTTATTATTTATCTGATAGCTTTATAATCGGATCGACTATAAGTTTAATAACATTTTTATTTATTATAATTTTATTATTGAAGACCCGTAGCAGGACTGCAGCGGAATTTAATAATTTAATAGGAGGAAGGAGATTATCTAGCTTTAAGATAGTCTTACTGTTGTTTGTTTTGTCTCTGTTTATTCTGGTCAGTAGTAATATCCTTATTAAAAGAGATGAGAACCGTCTAGGTTATATTTCTGGAGTTGATCAATCTGATTTGGTAATAGCTATAGATTACGCCTCTGAGGGTAAATTCAAAGAGGCACGAAAGCAGTATAAAAAAAATGTAGAAAACAACAGATTAAGCGCTGCTTCTAAAAGGGCATTAAAGGTACTAAAGGATCTTAATAAGGCAGTCATAGATAAAGATTATGTCATTCATTTGTTTAAAGGTGATAAGTATTTTTTGGAAGATTTTCAGACAGGAGATCATGAACGGGCGATTAAAGAATACAAGGCGGCCATGGAAATAAACCCTAATTATGCCGAGGCCTATGTTGGTCTTGGTGGTGTTTACTATTATTCAGGCAGAAAGAAACAGGCCATACCTTATTTTGAGAAAGCCCTCCAATTAAATCCAGGAGACAGTGAGGCTTACTTTTTGACCGGCAGTAGCTACAGGGAATTAAGCGAGGTTGAAGAAGCTAGGGGAGATTTAGTGAAAGCCAAAGAGCTGCATGAGCGAGAAGAGATTTACTTTAAAAAATCTGTAGAGTTAGACCCTAAAAATAGCAGTTCTTGTTGTAACCTTGCTCAGGCTTACAAGGTATTGGGTGGATTCAAGTATAGAGATGGAGATTTATTGAAGGCCAAAGAACTGTATGAACAGGCAGAAATTAACTTTAAAAAAGCTATAGAGTTAGATCCTGAAATTTCTGTTATCTATAATTATCTTGCTCAAACCTACGTACTACTAGGTAAAACTTATAGGGAATCAGCTCAAATGGGACTCTATTATTCTCCTGGCGCTGCACAAAGAGGGCAGGCTATAGCCTACTTGAAAAAGGCTATACAATTAAACCCTGATGAGGCCTCTGCCTATAGATATCTTGGACAGTCTTATAGAGACTTGGCACAAATCGAAGAGATCAAGGGAAATTTGAAAAAGGCAGGCGGGCTTTTCGAGCAAGCAAGAGATAGCTTACAAAAAGCAAAAGAGTTGTACAGACTAGAAAGAAATTCTAAAGAGGAGAGATTCCTAGAAGATTATCTTAAGTTAATTCCTTGA